In the Pan paniscus chromosome 19, NHGRI_mPanPan1-v2.0_pri, whole genome shotgun sequence genome, GGGTTGGGTGGCGGTTTAGGAGCACCAGGGGCGTGTGGGGACCTGTGtaagtgtggggtggggaggctcTCAGGAGATGTGGAGGCTGGAGGCACAGGAGgccggggaggagggagaagcctGGCGTCGCACTCCCACCACGCTGGGGTAGGAGGGCAGGGACACCTCCGACAAAGGACCCTGTGACAGTTATGAAAGCGGAGTTGCCTCTGTACCAGCCCCCCACCCTGAGAGGAGTTCACTGCAGTAAAAATGGTGAGAGAAATGGTGGGCCAAGAAAGGAGTGGTCTCGCTGCCTCTGCCACTCCCACTCCTCCCATGGGCACCAAATTGGGTCTAGCGGCTCGGGTTCGAGGCTCCACTCTTCCCACAGCATCCTTGACAGCTAAGGGCACCGCTGGGTTTCCGCTTCCGAAACCAGGCAAGTCAGGGGCTGGTCCAGCTGATCTCCAACGTCCTTCCTAAGaatctgggatctggaggatccCAGGGTCGAACGGAGACGGCTCAGGGGGTGCGGCTAAAATGCAAATGGGGGATCCTCCCCAGCACCCATCGGCCCCAAAGAGAAGGGAACCCATAGCTGAGCGTCGCCTGCTCCCCTCGGGCCCTGCCGTGGCCCTCCGTTTCATACTGGTCTCATCGCTAAACCCGGGCCTCTCCTACCTCACGACTCACCCTGAAGTCAGAGAAGGTCCAACGGACCCCACCCCGATAGGCTTGGAAGGGGCAGGGGTCCCTGACTTGCCCCATCCCCTGACTCCCCGCCCCGCGTCCCCAGCGCCATGGGGGAGTGGGCGTTCCTGGGCTCGCTGCTGGACGCCGTGCAGCTGCAGTCGCCGCTCGTGGGCCGCCTCTGGCTGGTGGTCATGCTGATCTTCCGCATCCTGGTGCTGGCCACGGTGGGCGGCGCCGTGTTCGAGGACGAGCAAGAGGAGTTCGTGTGCAACACGCTGCAGCCGGGCTGTCGCCAGACCTGCTACGACCGCGCCTTCCCGGTCTCCCACTACCGCTTCTGGCTCTTCCACATCCTGCTGCTCTCGGCGCCCCCGGTGCTGTTCGTCGTCTACTCCATGCACCGGGCAGGCAAGGAGGCGGGCGGCGCTGAGGCGGCGGCGCAGTGCGCCCCCGGACTGCCCGAGGCCCAGTGCGCGCCGTGCGCCCTGCGCGCCCGCCGCGCGCGCCGCTGCTACCTGCTGAGCGTGGCGCTGCGCCTGCTGGCCGAGCTGACCTTCCTGGGCGGCCAGGCGCTGCTCTACGGCTTCCGCGTGGCCCCGCACTTCGCGTGCGCCGGTCCGCCCTGCCCGCACACGGTCGACTGCTTCGTGAGCCGGCCCACCGAGAAGACCGTCTTCGTGCTCTTCTATTTCGCGGTGGGGCTGCTGTCGGCGCTGCTCAGCGTAGCCGAGCTGGGCCACCTGCTCTGGAAGGGCCGCCCGCGCGCCGGGGAGCGTGACAACCGCTGCAACCGTGCACACGAAGAGGCGCAGAAGCtgctcccgccgccgccgccacctccgCCACCGGCCCTGCCCTCCCGGCGCCCCGGCCCCGAGCCCTGCGCCCCGCCGGCCTATGCGCACCCGGCGCCGGCCAGCCTCCGCGAGTGCGGCAGCGGCCGCGGCAAGGCGTCACCGGCCACCGGCCGCCGAGACCTGGCCATCTAGGGGCGGGCACCGCCTCGCGCGGACTGGACGGCGAGGGCCGGACCCCGCCACCTCCGCCCGCACCGCAGAAGCCGGAAGCTGCTTCCACCAGAGCTGTCGCGGGACCTGCCCCGGCAGGAGACGCGTTGTGGGGACGGCCCGCGGGCGGCATCGCACTTGCCTCGTACTGCCTCCCAGTGGCTGCCGGCGGCACCTGGGGCAGGCGGGGCTGGGGGCGGAGAATGAACTCAGGCAGGTCCTGGATGCCACCACCCAGGTGGAAAGGAAGGAGACCAGGACCCTGAGAGAGAGTGGACCCGAGGGGGAGAACAGAGCGGAAGGTGGAGAGTGGTTGTTTTACTGGGGACAAAAACAACTGTGATGCCAGCATTCTCAGGCATTCTCTGTGTTCAGAGAGAGAGTGGTCCCCCTGTGGGCTCTCTGCGAGTGTGCATACACGGACACATAAGCACTGTGAGCTGAGTACACGCGCACCTGTACACCCTGTGTGAGCGCTGTGCATGTGCGCGCATGTGTACACCCTGCGTGAGGCCCACttgtgcacacagacacacgtaACCCTCCCGGGTGAGCtgcgtgcacatgcacacagaaaCATATGCCCCGTGAGAGCTGTGTACTCACATCCTTGTGAGCTTTGTGTGAGTGCAttgtgcacacacgcacatgtcCATTCTGTGTGGGCTGCGTGTGCACACCTGTACACAGAAACATCCTTGTGcgctatgtgtgcatgtgtacatccTGCGTGACCtctgtgtgtgcacgcgtgtgtgtgtgatCTCTGATATGCACTGCGGGGGTGGCCAGGATCCGATGCCAGCTGCAGCCACAATGGCTCCCTCCCTACCACCCTAACCCAGCCCACCTGCCAGGGCATCACAGGAGGTCTGTCCCCCCCTCCCAAGAGACCCCgcccagggagggaagaggaggagaggctcCCTTTCCCCGGGCAGGCCTCAATCCTCGGGAGCCTATGAGCAACATCCTCACTGTACCCCTTGTGGCGAGGCGGGGGCTGGGCGCTTtcatggaggtggggtgggggtgggcggcGGGCCAGAGGGCAACCCAGACATGTGTTATGCCTCCCTCCTCCATCTTCATCCTCCCCGCCGCTACTGCTCCCCCAGGCTATAAACGGGAAAGTCCCTTCTGTCCTCAGGAGAAAGCTCCCAAAACACACGCGCTCCCGGCCCGGCCTTCCCTTCCAACCACCCCCTTCTTCCTACTTGCGGGCATTCGAAGAGCTGCTGCCTATGCAGCGCATCCCCCTCCTGTGTCTCCCCTCCCGTCTGCCCTCCCCCTTCACCAGCCAGTGGGCTGCTCTCCATAAGATCACCCAGGACCTAAGCGAGAAATCCAGGGGCCGTCATCGGACTGCACCTTGAGGGCCTCACCGCATCCTGCCTACCAGGCTGTGCGTTCCCCGCCATCACCCCACCCTGTCCTTCTGAGTTCCTGGCGTCTTTCTCAGCTCTCCTGTGCCCCACACAGCAGTGGGAGGTGTTTCTGAATAGCCCCCCCCCCCCACTTAAACCCGGGACTGAGGGCAGCACCCCTGCCCTCAGGGTGAGTCAAGCGCCTTCACAAAGCTTCCTTCTGAAGCCCTGCCCCTGTCAGGCCTTCGACTCCACAGCACCGGCTTCCAGGTGTGCTCAGAACCATAGGGAATTTTCTGTTCTAACAAGCACCAGACCCGCTTGCTGCCAAGCGTTTGAATGTGCTG is a window encoding:
- the GJD3 gene encoding gap junction delta-3 protein translates to MGEWAFLGSLLDAVQLQSPLVGRLWLVVMLIFRILVLATVGGAVFEDEQEEFVCNTLQPGCRQTCYDRAFPVSHYRFWLFHILLLSAPPVLFVVYSMHRAGKEAGGAEAAAQCAPGLPEAQCAPCALRARRARRCYLLSVALRLLAELTFLGGQALLYGFRVAPHFACAGPPCPHTVDCFVSRPTEKTVFVLFYFAVGLLSALLSVAELGHLLWKGRPRAGERDNRCNRAHEEAQKLLPPPPPPPPPALPSRRPGPEPCAPPAYAHPAPASLRECGSGRGKASPATGRRDLAI